TTTGGCTGGGCGATGACGGCGGAGGATCTGCTGACGCTGCGGGGCGAGCGGTTTTTTGAGGTCTATAACGGCCATCCGATGGTGCATAACGAGGGCGATTCCCTCCGCCCCGGCACCGAGCGCATGTGGGACATCATCAACACCCGCCGACTGCTCAACGGAGACCCGATCCTGCTGGGGCTGGCCGTGGACGACAGCCACAACTACCTGGAGATGGGTCCCGCCCAGAGCAACGCCGGCCGCGGCTGGGTGATGGTGCGGGCCGATACCCTTTCCGCCGTGGCGCTCGTGACCGCCCTGGAGGCCGGCGACTTCTACGGCACCACCGGCGTGGAGCTTGCGGACGTCCGCTCCGACGCCTCCGGTCTGTCGCTGGAGATCCGCCCCGAGCCCGGAGTCACCTACACCACCACCTTTTACGGCACCCTCGCCGCCCACGACACCACCAGCACCCCCGTGCAGCTGCCGGACGGCGCGTACGTGAGCCGGCACTACAGCGAGGACGTCGGCCAGGTGCTGGCCACATCGGATGAGTTGAATCCGCGGTACGATTTCACCGGGGCCGAGTTGTACGTCCGGGCGAAGGTGGTGTCGTCGAAGCCGAAGGAGAATCCGTACCGGGAAGGAGAGATGGAGACGGCGTGGACGCAGCCGGCGGTGCGGTGAGCGTTTGATCGTTCAGAAACCGTTGAGATTTTCTGTTCTCCCAATTTCGAGCGGCAGTTCTTTGCCTTATAGCCTCGAATTTCTGGGATCGTCTTCCTCGCGAAAGCGGGGATCCATGCAAATCTGTATGAATGGCTTGGATCCCCAATCAAGTTGGGGACGACGAGAGGAGAGCAAAAGCAAGATCTCAATAGTTTCTGAACGTTTCTCCGTTTACGTGTACGGACGAGATCAGGGGATCCCAACTTCGTCGAGGACCTGCACAATCCGCTGTAACATGGAGTCCATTGTCAGCGGGGCTCTGGGATCTCTACTACGATCCCGTGGGTGATTCGGATCAACTCCAGCATCACCTGGCGTTCGGTCCACTCGGGATGGGTGCTGCGCAGCCGGGCGCAGGCAAGCTTCCGCACGCGCTCGCTCAATTCCATGGCCACCCGCACTTTCTGCGCACCGGGCATCCGTCGAAAGATTTCCATCTGGACGGTGACGGCTTCCGGGCTTGAGTCGGTCATGTGGACGTTGGATGGGATTTGGGATACCGGGAATGCTTCAATCATCGCGGAATGGACGCAGGTTGATATGCCGGCAGGACCGGGAGTTCCAGCAGCGATACGACATGAATTCCGTTATTGATCTGCCAGGGGATTGTCAACGCCATGCCCGCCACGCCCACACCCCCACCAACCCCAGCATGACGAGCCGCAGGACCTCACCTGCAATCGGAGCGAGCCCCAGATACGCGGTGGTAGCCGGCGCGGCGAAAGCGTAATAAATGCCGGCGGCCGCCGCGGCGAGGCCGGCGAGCATTCGGACCGGCGCGATGCGGAAAATCCCATTGATCGCGGCCACAACGATAAAACTGGCCGCGGCCGCGCCGAAGACTTCCAGGTACACGGAGGGTGCGGAGGCGATCGGGCCATTTTCCGTGAGAAAATACCCCAACACGAATCCCGGGAAGGCGCCGGCGAAGACGCCGTAGGGCGTAGCGATCCAGCGGGTAGAAGTCCGCCCGGGGCCGATGGCCTGGTGGAGGGATTTCTGCGGCGCGAGGTCCAGGCAGCCCTTCGGCACACACCGCACACACGACGCGCAGCGGGTGTCCTTCATCGCCACCAGCGGGTGTTGACCGTAGAGCTTCTCGACAGGGAGGACGGGGCAGAGGGTGTTGCAGAAGCCTGCTTTTTGTGGGTAGATCGCGCCCAGTCCCAGGGCCAGGGCGCCGACGGCCAGGATCACGATTCCCAGGATCGCCCCTTCTTCGTTGAACAAAAACCGCCGCGCCGGCACCAGGATCAGCAGCAGGGCGATGCCGGCCGTGCCGAGGGTTTTCTGGAGTGCTGCCGGCATCGTTCGCGCGGCGAAAAGCCCATTCGGCAACATGTTCAGCGTCGCCAGCGGGCATAGGGCGCGCCAGATGAGCGGGGAGAGGAGAAACGTGGCCGGCAGGATGGGGATGAGGACGTTCCAGAGCAGCCCGAGCGCCGACTCCGGCGCCGAGAACAGCCCCACGATCAGCGCCCCCGTCACCAGCAACCCGAGCCCCTGCGCGAGGCGCCAGCCGGCGGAGAGGGATTGAGAGGTGGTGCGCAGCGCGATGGGCATGGAGTCGAGGAATCGCCGTGGGATGGTCGGGGCGAGGCCAAGATAAAACGCGGGTCCCGGGGGTGGTTGAGAGGGGGATTCCTACACAACGCTCCTGCGTGTTGAAGCGTCATCGCTGCCATGTCGCCCCGTCATCCCCAACCCCGATTGGGGATCCATGCAAGCCCATAGTAATGCGCAAAATCTGCCCGGAACAGCATGTTAGGTAGTCTCGCGCCTTCTATGGATCCCCGCGTTCGCGGGTATGACGATGATAGACGTTTTGCAGATTCCTCTACATCTTTAAACCCTAAACCCCGACCATTAAACCCTCTCACCCATCCGTCACGCACCCGTGCGAGGCGTCGCTGACATTTTTGATGTACTTGTACAACGTCCCGCGGGTGGCGGGCAGGGGCGGGGCGATCCAGGCGGCGCGGCGGCGGGCCATCTCCTCAGCCGAAACAGCGACGGAGATCGACTTCGCGTCGGCGTCGATCGTCACGACGTCGCCATCCTTCAGCAATGCGATGGGGCCGCCCTCCTGCGCCTCCGGGACGACGTGGCCGATGATAAATCCGTGGCTGCCGCCGCTGAAGCGGCCGTCGGTGATGAGGGCGACGCTGCTGCCCAGGCCGGCGCCCATGAGGGCGGAGGTGGGCGTCAACATTTCCGGCATGCCCGGACCCCCTTTCGGGCCCTCGAAGCGGATGACGACGACATCGCCGGCCTGGATCTTCCCCTGTTCGAGGCCGCGGAGCATGGCCTCCTCGCGGTCGAACACCCGGGCGGGGCCGGTGAACACCAGGCCTTCTTTTCCGGTGATTTTCCCCACCGAGCCGCCGGGGGCGAGGTTGCCGCGGAGGATGTAGATGTGGCCGGTGGCCTTGATGGGGTTGGAGATCGGGCGAATGATCGGCTGGCCGGCCGGCAGCGCCGGCGCGTCGGCCAGATTTTCGGCGATGGTTTTACCCGTCACCGTCATTGCGTCGCCATGCAACATGCCGGCTTCGAGGAGGAGCTTCATCACCGCCGGGATCCCGCCGATGTCGTTCAGGTCCTGCATGACGTATTGCCCGCTTGGCTTGAGATCCGCCAGGAACGGCGTTTCGTCGGAGAGGCGCTGCATATCTTCCAGCGTCCAGGCGATATCGAACGCGTGCGCCATGGCCAGGAGGTGGAGGACCGCGTTGGTCGACCCGCCCGTGACGAGCACCACCCGCATCGCGTTTTCGAACGAGGCGCGGGTGACGATTTTGCGGGGGGTGAGGCCCTGTTCGAGCATCGCCTTGAGGGCGAGCCCTGCCGAGCGGCATTCGTCGATTTTGCGGAGGTCGATGGCCGGCAGGCTGGAGCTGAACGGCAGCGAAAGCCCCATCGCCTCGATGGCCGAGGCCATCGTGTTGGCGGTGTACATCCCGCCGCAGGCGCCGGCGCCCGGGATCGAGCAGCGGACGATGTGCTGGCGTTCGGCCTCGTCGATCTTGCCCGACAGATAGGCGCCGTAACTCTGGAAGGCGCTCACGATATCCAGTTTTTCCCCCTTTTTGGAGAACCCGGGCTGGATGGTGCCGCCGTAGATCATGAGCGCGGGGCGGTCCAGCCGGCCCATCGCCATCACACATCCCGGCATATTTTTGTCGCACCCCGGGATCGCGATCAGCCCGTCGTACCACTGGCCTCCCATGATCGTCTCGATCGAATCCGCGATGAGGTCGCGCGACTGGAGGCTGTACGACATCCCGTCCGTACCCATCGAAATCCCGTCCGACACGCCGATCGTGTTGAACCGCATCCCGATCATGCCGGCCGCCTCGACCCCCTCGCGCACCGCGGCGGAGAGGTCCAGCAAGTGCATGTTACACGGGTTCCCCTCGAACCAGACCGACGCGATGCCCACCTGGGCCTTCTGCATGTCGGCCTCGGACATCCCGGTGGCGTAGAGCATGGCCTGCGAGGCGCCCTGGGACTTGGGCTGGGTGATGGTTTGGGAGTGGCGGTTGATGGAAGGCATAGGGAAAATGCAAAAGGCAAAATGAAAAATGAAAAATGGAATGTGTGTGGGTGAAAGCTACGCGATGGGGGCGAAATGCAATACACCAGGTCCGTAGGATTCCTTTGATCCCGAGAATCTTTATATTCGGTTCTACTTACCTCACCATCCACCCCCACCAACGATCATTGCGCATGAAATCCGTTCGTTCGGTTCTGATCGCCAGTTCTCTGTTCTTCTTCATCGGGTGCCAGCCGGCCGCCGAACCCGTAACTCCTACCGCGGCGCCCGAAAGCGCTTACGAGACGGTAGGCAGCATCGAGCGGGCCGATCCGCGGCTCGACGCCGTCGTGCCGGCGGATGCGACGCTAGAGGTGCTGGCGGACGGATTCGCGTGGTCTGAAGGGCCGGTCTGGGTGCCATCGATGGGCGCGGTGCTGTTTTCGGACATCCCCAACAACACCATCCATAGCTGGAGCGAGGACGAAGGTCTCGGGGTGTACCTCCGGCCGGCCGGCTTTAATCTCGAAAATCCTCCCGGGGAAGAGCTGGGCACCAACGGGCTGTTCCTGGATGCGGACGGCCTGCTGCTGATGGCCAACCACGGCCTGCGCGGAATCACCCGGCTGGACACGGCCAATTTCACCCACAAGATCCTCGTCGATCGATACGAAGGCAAGCGGCTCAACAGCCCGAACGACCTTGTGCTTCGGGCCAACGGCGACATCTTCTTCACCGACCCGTCGTATGGCCTGGAAGGGCGGGAAGAGAGCCCGATTCGTGAGCTGGACTTCAACGGGGTCTACCGTCTTACGCCGAACGGTACGCTTAGCGTGGTCACCAGAGCTTTCCAGAATCCGAACGGAATCGGGCTCTCTCCGGACCAGACGATCCTGTACGTCGCCCAGTCGAACGGCCAGGAGCCTGTCATAAGGGCGTACGACATCCAGGCCGATGGGTCCGCGACCAACGAGCGTATCTTCTTCGACGCCTCGGAGCTGAATGCCGAGACCGGCCGGCGCGGTGGGTTCGACGGGTTCGTGGTGGACGCCGCCGGCAACATCTTTACGTCTGGCCCCGGCGGTGTGCTCGTGTTGACGCCGCAGGGCGAATACCTGGGCACGTTGCTCACCGGGCAGGCCACGTCGAATGCCACGTTCGGCGGGGACGGCTCCGATTTATTTATCACGGCCGATCGGTATCTCCTGCGCGTGCGGACAAGCACCCGCGGGATCGGTTTCTAGCGCTCACGATCCACCCACAAACGGAACGCGACATGAAACTACTCTACAGAACCCGCGCCGCGATCGGTCGGCTAACCCTGGGGCTAATGGCCCTGACGACGATCGCCGCGATTGGCGTGGACGACTACGAAACGCTGAAAGTAGGCCAGAAAGCGCCGGCGTTTAGCCTGCCCGGCACCGACGGCGAAACCTATACCCTCGATAGTTTTTCGGACGCGGAAGTCCTGGTGATGATCTTCACCTGCAACCACTGCCCGACGGCCCAGGCGTATGAGGAGCGGATGAAGCAATTAGTAGTCGACTATCAGGATCGCGGCGTGGCTGTCGTGGCCGTTTCCCCGAACGATCCGGCGTCCGTCCGGCTCGATGAACTGGGCTATACGGACCTCAGCGACTCCTTCGAGGAAATGCAGATTCGGGCGGCGGACATGGCCTACAATTTCCCGTACCTGTACGACGGCGAGACACAGGAAATGTCCAAAGCCTACGGCCCGGTGGCGACGCCTCATGTGTTTGTGTTCGACCGAGACCGCGTGCTCCAATATATCGGCCGCATCGACGACGAGGAGCGGATTGGGAAGGCAAAAACCCATGACCTGCGCGATGCGCTGGAGGCGATGCTCGCCGGGAGGCCCGTCGCCAACGCAACGACCAAAACGTTTGGTTGCTCGGTGAAATGGGCGGACAAAACCGGCGACGTCCAGCGCGCCGTGAAGCGGTGGCAGGAAGAACCCGTGTCGGTCGAGACCATTACCATCGAAGGCGTCAAGGACCTCATGAAAAACGACACCAACAAGCTCCGTGTGATCAACATCTGGGCGACGTGGTGCGGGCCGTGTGTGACCGAGATGCCCGAATTCGTGGACATCAACCGGATGTACCGCGGACGCCGGTTCGAACTGATCACCATCAGTATGGACGGCCCCGAGCTGGCGGAAGACGTGCTGGACGTCTTGAAACGTAACCACGTGTCGTCCAAGAATTACCACTTCGCCAACGAGGACGCGTATGCGCTCATCGAGGCGCTGGACCCCGAATGGCCGGGCCCGATTCCGTACACCGTGCTCATCAAGCCGGGTGGCGAAATCGTCTTCC
Above is a window of Rhodothermales bacterium DNA encoding:
- the ilvD gene encoding dihydroxy-acid dehydratase, with protein sequence MPSINRHSQTITQPKSQGASQAMLYATGMSEADMQKAQVGIASVWFEGNPCNMHLLDLSAAVREGVEAAGMIGMRFNTIGVSDGISMGTDGMSYSLQSRDLIADSIETIMGGQWYDGLIAIPGCDKNMPGCVMAMGRLDRPALMIYGGTIQPGFSKKGEKLDIVSAFQSYGAYLSGKIDEAERQHIVRCSIPGAGACGGMYTANTMASAIEAMGLSLPFSSSLPAIDLRKIDECRSAGLALKAMLEQGLTPRKIVTRASFENAMRVVLVTGGSTNAVLHLLAMAHAFDIAWTLEDMQRLSDETPFLADLKPSGQYVMQDLNDIGGIPAVMKLLLEAGMLHGDAMTVTGKTIAENLADAPALPAGQPIIRPISNPIKATGHIYILRGNLAPGGSVGKITGKEGLVFTGPARVFDREEAMLRGLEQGKIQAGDVVVIRFEGPKGGPGMPEMLTPTSALMGAGLGSSVALITDGRFSGGSHGFIIGHVVPEAQEGGPIALLKDGDVVTIDADAKSISVAVSAEEMARRRAAWIAPPLPATRGTLYKYIKNVSDASHGCVTDG
- a CDS encoding SMP-30/gluconolactonase/LRE family protein, encoding MKSVRSVLIASSLFFFIGCQPAAEPVTPTAAPESAYETVGSIERADPRLDAVVPADATLEVLADGFAWSEGPVWVPSMGAVLFSDIPNNTIHSWSEDEGLGVYLRPAGFNLENPPGEELGTNGLFLDADGLLLMANHGLRGITRLDTANFTHKILVDRYEGKRLNSPNDLVLRANGDIFFTDPSYGLEGREESPIRELDFNGVYRLTPNGTLSVVTRAFQNPNGIGLSPDQTILYVAQSNGQEPVIRAYDIQADGSATNERIFFDASELNAETGRRGGFDGFVVDAAGNIFTSGPGGVLVLTPQGEYLGTLLTGQATSNATFGGDGSDLFITADRYLLRVRTSTRGIGF
- a CDS encoding redoxin domain-containing protein — protein: MKLLYRTRAAIGRLTLGLMALTTIAAIGVDDYETLKVGQKAPAFSLPGTDGETYTLDSFSDAEVLVMIFTCNHCPTAQAYEERMKQLVVDYQDRGVAVVAVSPNDPASVRLDELGYTDLSDSFEEMQIRAADMAYNFPYLYDGETQEMSKAYGPVATPHVFVFDRDRVLQYIGRIDDEERIGKAKTHDLRDALEAMLAGRPVANATTKTFGCSVKWADKTGDVQRAVKRWQEEPVSVETITIEGVKDLMKNDTNKLRVINIWATWCGPCVTEMPEFVDINRMYRGRRFELITISMDGPELAEDVLDVLKRNHVSSKNYHFANEDAYALIEALDPEWPGPIPYTVLIKPGGEIVFRQLSKIDPLELKREIVNHVGRYYD